The nucleotide sequence tgtcagagagagagagagcgagcactaGTGCACAGacagccagaggaagagagaaaagcaggctccctgccaagcaaggagtccgatgcggAACTTgaatccaggactctgggatcatgacccaagctgaaggcagtggcttaacggactgagccacccaggcgaccctgccATGGAATTTTTAGTAAATATCACTGTCAACAGTGCAATGATATTGAAGTGGCAAAGTCTTCAGGTTCAGAAACAGCAGAATGGAAACAAAGATTCGATCACTATTAGCTAAGAAAACTTAGTTAATATACATAtcttctctgtgtctatttttcttcttctgtaaaatggggatattgtGTAGTtgctataaaaattaaataatacatgtgAAAATGCCTTGAATATGATAAATTGCTAAATAAGCAttcatttccttcattctttcttctggaTAAATGTGTTAATCAATACTTCACAATATTCTTTATTAAATTGACCAAAGTTTTAATACTGTGCTTTTCTGATTGGCACTTTTAATGAgaatcatagaaaaaaaatggaagaaaccaGGTAAATATCAGTCTGGTTTGTTGTGAAAAGTGTTTTTTACTTTAGGTATGAAGTTGCTGTACAATGATGCATCTGAAATCTTCAGtttaaaaattgtatgtatttatttatttgagagagagcatgagaagggagaagatcagagggagaagcagactcccagtggagcagggaacctgatgccggactcgatcccaggactctggaatcatgacctgagctaaaggcagttgtttacccaactgagccacctaggcaccctgaaatcttcactttaaaaaaaaaacaaaaccctttccACTAACATTCTAAatacattcataattttatttctcagttccctttttaaaattgctaTTCAGGGCACcagaggggctcagtgggttaagcctctgcctcagctcaggtcatgatctcaggttcctgggatggagccccatgtccggctctcggctccgcagggagcctgcttccccctttctctctctgcctgcctctctgcctacatgtgatctctgtctgtcaaataaataaataaaatctttaaaaataaataaataaaatggctatTTAATATCCTGGATTAccccaaatatttttctcatctttacatttcccaaatattttcttttctcttaaaagatACTTTCCCTATTTAATCCCAGTTCAACTGAATAATTTCTTTGGATTCCatacaacttttttttcaaagtatgtaaaaaaaTATACTGATTGTATTATTGGCAGGTACTGATTTAAGTTCTTTACAAGTGTTAACTTATCCTTATATcaaccctatgaagtaggtactTAGGAAAAGTGCATATTTTACTTACTATATCCTTAtttttttcgttcttttttttttcactatatccTTACTTTTAAGTGCTTCTTTGGGTGAGTGTATGTTTGTCATAATTGTGATATTGCCTGAATACTCTGACAGTAGAGACCATGAATTTGAATTCTTTACTATCTACTGCATTACTTAAAGTGTCCTATATCAGGTTTACACTTCAATATTtgataaatagtaaatataataGCATCATGTACAATCACAACAAAACTGCATTCCCTTccttgaggaaaatatttttggagAACACTAAAACTTACTTTTCCATTTTCAAAGTGCCTTGTCCAACGGAAACTTGACATTACTCGTGTAAATCCATATGGATGAGCAAGCATAAATCCAACTCCCATTTTGTACAGTCTGAAGGTTACAAAATGATATCatcatagaagaaaatatttgtagcaTCATTAAAaggtaggttaaaaaaaaggggggggtgcttTATTACCTACCTAGAGTCCCAGAATGTAAGAATAGATGCTCCTCCAGCTCCATGTCCTCGCTGATTGTCATGGTTATCAACAAAGACAAGTGCTCTATCAGAAGGCATAAAACCCCATCCTTCTCCCCAGTTcctattaaaacacacacacagatatgtaTTCTTTTCCAATAGCTTTAGGGTAACCTAAGTGTGTATTTCTTTTGGTAGAGCAGGCCCAAAtgaaattttctaattaaaaggattattctataggagtttttaaaaaatatataaacaatatacaGATACATTATACATtccatgtatgtgtatatgtatgaatTACTTGTATTACAGTCACATTACAGTTATAAGATTTTTGGtataaaaaaagtcattttagagATCTTAGTACATTATAATTTAGATGAAACTTCAGAATGATCAATATCCATATGATAGCAGACAGCAAGGAAAACTGGATTAAAAGTAGGTTTCGAGATCATATTGTTATAAtgtaaatattctaatatttgaaaatcattgaTAATATGTGTAAATCgtttcatataaaatatgtaaataagtacatgtaaatttaaaatagtcACCTTGTAAGTACTTCATAAATGATACAATCATTTTAACAATAACGTGGCCTTCACATACTATATGCAAACATGAGTCAAATATGGTATagttatataatataaaagtcTCTAGGGTATGCTTGGGGTTTCTAGATACCCTCATGATTGACATTCTTAAGAATAAAGATGATAAATTGGAGTGTGGGGAACTCTAACCCTCATTACTAGTAACCGAATCCTTAAAAGTTCTAAATAAGTTCTGAAGATAACTCAGATTGGGATAATAAGACTACTAcatctttgaaataatttaaaagacaaattatacTTCATTTACTTTAAGTAAGCCATCTTCTCTCCATTCCACTTGCGCAGAACTGTGCCTAGTTTTGCACCATACTTGAATTCCGTCACACGGCCATTTCCAAAGTACTCCTCACTTTTAATTGGCTCACCACCCAGATCAATTACCTAGTAGAAATACAGggaaatatcattttatttttttaacttttttttaaccgCTAAAAATATGTATTGTCCTAAATTGAAACACTAAATTCAAGTTCATCctcttttagaaaattattttcttgggcacctgggtggctcactcagttaagcgtctgccttcagctcgggtcatgatcccagggtcctgggatcgattcccacatcgggctccttgctcagtggggaggctgcttctccttctcccctgcccctcctcctccactcgttctctctccctccaataaataaatacataaaatcttgaaaaagaaaaaccactggtaactttaaaaaacaaaaagaaagaaagaaagaaaaatattttctttaggtctactgttttttggggttttttttgaaatatcattttaaatcAGAACTTGAAAGACTTTTCACCAACAAGGTACTATTATATAGAAAATGGCttgaaactatttttattatttgaaaaagcGTAAATGGCTTTCTCTAAGGAAAGATTCTTTTTTGGTGCTAAATTATATgctacaatattaaaaaattaatataacaagGTGAATTGTTGGCCTGTGAGAATGTTGACGTAATTTTAGTCTTGcacataatgataataaaaaggcTTGCATTTCTATAGCACTTAACATCTGGTTCACAACATTTCTAAGTGCTTGACTATGTTAACTCGTTAATATTTAGACAAAAACATAACTATTATCACCATCcctttttttcatatgaaaaaaaaaatgttgcatagAGAAATTAATCAAGTGGCCCAAGTGAACACAGCTAAGAGTGCTAAAGCCAAGATGTAAACTCAGAGAGACTGGCTCAAGAAAACCACTGTAATCTTATCTGTCTTTTCTAATGGTCTCTGAGGAGATGGTAAAAGACACAGATGTCTGCAGCCTAAATAAATTCTCTGCACTTCATAAAACTTCTTGTGATAAAGAGTTAGGTGTTCGATACTGTCTCACTACAAGAGGTTCAAGAACACTCTTCTATATAAATGATTCAGCCCataaacaactgaaatttattaattaaatctatcacttattttcttttttaaaatttactttatattttttttatttatttgtcagagagatagagagcacaagtaagtagagcagcaggcagagggagagggagaagcaggctctccagagAGCAGTGAGCccgccgggctggatcccaggagcttgagatcatgatctgagccaagggcagccacttagccgactgagccacccaggcactcctatcaCTTATTTTCTACTgaattaaaagatattatttcatATACACATGAAAtatagacacatagatgaatTAACGTACCTCCTGGTAAATGAAAGGTTTACTTCCTGCAGAGAACCACCTTGTATTTAGATTATGCAGTTTATCCAAAATTGCCTTCATGTCTCCAGGCCACATGTGCTTAGAAGCATCAATTCTGAACCCTGCTACACCAATGTCAATGAGGCGGTTCAGATATTCAGCGATTGTGGAACGCACGTAATCTTTCTCCAGTGCAAGATCGAGAAGACCAACCAGACGACAATCTCTGACCTATTAAAGTAAACCTTTTGTGAGCGATAGACAAAACATCACCTTTACCTGAGAATTCAtttgattattcattcatttattcattaacagATATTTCTGTAGTGTCTTCCTTGCATTGGGAACTGGAGATACTGACACTCTAGTATGGACATACCTTTGACATATTTTCTAGTACAAAAATGGAGTATGCAGGAAATAAAGTAGATGAGCTTTTTGACTGGGACAAATTAAATTGGGAAAAATGTTTTACATATCAGTTCaagtttcttattttgaaagagtCATACTTGGAATCCTATTTTCCTAAGGAATCCAGACCAGTATTTAAAATGAAGATCGATAAACTACATGTAGATAATTAAAGGCACAGATAGCTCTTTATTTAGATcactgtggttttcttctttaattacctGATAAGGATCGTTATAGTTCTCAATATCTCCACTTCCAGTTTTACATTTACCATCATTAAAATCCCAAGCAGAGAATGGGACTGCTGGAAAATCTCTACTTCCAGGGTTGAAGTAACTTCCACAAGTACTGCTCGTTCCTGCACCCATACCGTTCCCACACATATGATTAATTACAGCATCCACATAAATATAGACCTGAAAAACAGAGTTTTATTTCAGTTTGACTTATACAGAGGTAATAATCTACGGTATTATTGATTGAAGTTTATGGTATGTTAACCACACTCCAAAAtagatctttgttattttttaacttctcttcttAGTAAATCAAAAGTCAAGAGTGAAAGGAAATTAATGGGAACTGAATCCCTATCTGCTTTCTATCATCTTGGTAAAATACttatatatgtgataaaattatagAGCTGAAACTAccataatatgaaaaaaaatgcagcctttggcggggggggcgggggtaagAATCAGCTGAGATGCAAACAGTAGTGGTCTTTGAAATTTCCATGCATCATCctaagaaagaagcagagagcctttattatttattaagcatctgaaGGTAAATATTGTCTCTCATGCTCCTTGccaaaaagaatataattaattACCATCAAAAACCCTATGTGAAAGAAGACCCAGAAATTACAGGTGGAGATACAAGTCACACAAAAATTACAGCAACCATTGCAACTCGAATTTCCAATTCCTAACTAGAAAAGTATTCCCCAGAAATTTGTATAGTTTTAGGACTAAAAGTTGATACTTGCTTTATAAGTAAGTTCACTTTAAACTTTGACTTAAATTTCTTTAGTAGACAGAtagcacatatacaaaaatttacGAAAGATGAACATAGGGTAATCATTAAATTTTAGTTATAGCTTAAgtgtaaaataaagcaaaaaatagatatggaaaacattttcttcaaaacaagCAGGAGAGACGAGAAATTATTTTCCTAGAtagtttttaaaggaaactttaaTTCGCTTACACCAACGTTGTTGCATCTAGTCACCATGTCTTTGAATTCATCTTCATTTCCTGATCTTGTGCATAACTTGTAGCTAATTGGTTGGTATCTTTCCCACCAAGGTCTTGAAGGGTTATTAACCACAAGATTTTCATTGGGTGGAGAGATCTACAAGTAAAAAATCATAGTAAATAAGGATCAAAGGATGGGTTACTTTATATCACTGGATACTCGAGAGACTAATCAGCAAACTAAAATAAGTTCTTAATCTTTGCATATACAGCTACATTTTTAACAACCACCTGAAAATATTAACAACATATTGGAAACGTCCTGCTGCAGAAGGCTTATATCAGAAACAAAACATAACGTCGCCAACAATACTAAACTTTTTTCTCCCTCAGTAAAACGTTTCCGCTTCACAGATACAGATCATGATAGCCATTTACTAGAAGCATAGCGAACCACAACGGATACTGTGAATACCCACCTGAACCCCTCCAAATCCTTTTGGGGCTAAGTATCGCTCACATTCAAGAGCGATGTCATTCCAGCGCCACTCAAACAGATGGACAATAGTTGTCCGTCCAGGTTTGGTATTTGGGGCATACTGAGCCCAGCAGAACCCAATGACTGAAAGCAATAGAAGGCACTTCATTTTGCTTTGCAGTTGTCAGCATTCTTTCCAGCAAGTATTTATATTCCTGTAAGAAACATGTTTTACTAAGTAAATGTTAACATGAATAAACACATAGAGGAAGTGTTCATTCAAAATCAGAAAAGGATTATCAATAACAATATTAACAGGTGGAGAATATCTATAAATAACCTACGAGAAAAACAATCTAAGTGACGTTTTAGAACTTAATGTTTTCCTTACTGAGGGAATATTAACCTTTTTAAACATCTGGCAGCTTATATGTAAAGAATCCTTAATCGTGTATTGTTTAATTAGGATTAGGTTTTATTTCTGAGGTCCTTCACTAATAGGACAATCACAATCAAAGCCAACTGAACTTATAGTCAAAACATTGCCTTAACTATTTATTTGCAAACATTATAATGTttcaatttcaaaaagaaaaaggatattcaATCCCATTCTATTTTTTACATCACCAACCCTAATTTTTAGCTATTTAAGTGTCTGCATTAAGATTTAAGAAACTATTTGGAAGTTGAATGCCCATGAATTGAGGAAACAGACCCTTTCCCCACCTCCATCAAATCATGTGCTCAATGCAATGCCTATAAGCAGTAGAGtgctttgttttttctccttttggctaaatctctctctctctctctctctctctctctctcagtctctttttttagaagattttatttatttctttgacagagagacagagacagctagagcaggaacacaagcagggggagtgggagagagaaagcaggcttcccgccgagcagggagcccgatgtggggctcaatcccaggaccccgggatcatgacctgagccgaaggcagacacccaacgaccgagccacccaggtgccccaagctaaATATCTCTTATACCTGATAGGACATTAAATTGATGAATTCaatccctttttttcccttaatataAGTAAAAACCTATAGAAGAGAATAATAGTACAGATGGGGAAAACTTAATCTATTTATCCAATAAGCCCTTTGCTTAAACTGAATGCTGCGTTTTGCGTAAGCATGTGGATGATTTTCAGGATACAGTGATGAATGAGAGAGGATTCTAATTCGCAAGAAGCTTACATTCCattgaggaaagaaaatatatgaatgctcaacattactcacaatcagggaaatacaaatcaaaactataacaaggtatcacctcacacctgtcagaatggctaaaactaacaatacaagaaacaacaggtgttggcgaagAGATgaataaaggggaaccctcttacactgttggtgggaataagAACAGGTGTGGCTACTGTGGGAAAcagtctggaggttcctcaaaaagttaaaaatagaactaccctattatccagcagttgcactagtaggtatttacccaaaggatacaaaaatagagaTTCAAAGAGTCCATGAACCCCTTTGttgatagcagcattatcaacaacagccaaactatggaaaatgtcaaatgtccattgactgatgaatggaaagTGACGTGTGAATGCGCACGCGCGCGTGTGTGGGTCTGTAATGGattatcagccataaaaaagaatgaaatcctgccatttgcaacaatgcggatggaactagaatgtattatgctaagtgaaataagtcaagcagagaaagacaattatcatatggtttcactcatatgtggaccataaggaatagcacagaggaccacaggggaatggagggaaaatggaatgggaagaaatcagagacagagacaaaccgtgagagactctggactctgggaagcaaaggagagagggtTACAAaggagggaggggttggggaatggggtaccccggtgatgggtattaaggaaagcACATGCAgtgatgagcactcggtgttatacaactaatgaatcattggcTAACTGGacataatgggggggggggggaattaaataagacaaaaacaaaaaggaaggcaaaccataagggacAGTATAgttaagagaacaaactgagggttgctggaggggaagtttgtggggaatgggctaaatgggtgatgggtttgaaagagaaaacttgttaggatgagcactgggtgttatatgtaagggatgaatcactaaattctgctcttggaaccaatactacactatatgtttactaacttggaatttaaataaaatttaaaaaatgaaatcttgccacttgcaataacatgaatggacctagagttTATGatgctaagccaaataagtcactcagagaaagacaaatatcacattatttcactcatatgtggattttaagaaataaaacagaaggtgcatctgggtggttcagtcagttaaacgtctgccttcggttcagatcacgatcccagagttctggaatcaACTCTCACATTGGGCTacctattcagtggggagtctgcttctccctctccctctgcccctcacctccactactgctctctctcttgctctgcactctttctcatataaataaataaataagtaaaatccttaaaaataaaagaataaaataaaattttaaaaagagggcacctgggtgtctcagtgggttaagcctctgcctttggctccggtcatgatctcagggtcctgggactgagtcccccattgggctctctgtttggcagggagcctgcttcctcctctctctctgtctctctctctctgcccacctggctgcctacttgtgagctctctgtcaaataaataaataaaatcttaaaaaaaaaaaagaaagaaagaaaagctatgaacatatgggagggggaaaaaatagggatgtgggaaacaaaccataagaaactcttaataaTAGAGAACAAAGTAAGGgttgagggagggaggtgggtgtggggtgggCTAGATGGATGATAGGCACTTGTTAGGAGGGCCCTAAGGAGTGCCCTTAAGGAGTGTCCTGAAGGAGAGCACttgttataatgagcactgggtgttgtatgtaagtgataaaccgcttaattctactcctgaaaccaattttgCACTATATGTGATCTAACTAGAATTTATATGaaaagctgaaaaaagaaaaaggaataaaaaaagaaaatatatgaattaataataataataataaacaactgAAGATAAGTCCAATAAGTTCAATAAGAACTAGTATGAATTAAcagtaataaaatagaaagtgACTTTGTCATCAAGGTATTTTAATAGTCAGGAAGTCAGGAAGATTTCTCTATGGAAATGATTTTCAGCTAGGATTTGACAGATAAGAAGGAGCCAGTCATTTGAACATGAGAGAAAGAACAATCTAGAGGAAAATACAACAGGAAAAAacccaaggaaagaaaaaaccaaagtgacatttaaaaaaaaaaaagtagctaaaCAATGTGTAATAAAGTGAAGGGTAAACTGATATGAGGTCCATTAGGCCAGATCATCTAGGACCTTGTAGAACACAATGAGAAAGTCTTTGAGTCTCTAAGAAGCAGAGTGAAGAAAGTGTGGTATACTTGAAAAGAAAATCACGCTTGCTGTCATGAAGAAATTGGATTATGTGAAGACAAGAGTAGAGATAAGGAGATCAGTTGCACTTGTTTTTTTTGTGATCTAGGAAAGAGGTGAGTGGCTTGGACTAAGGGCACTGACAGGATATAATTCAGAGAAAGAAGGGCCATAGGTTTATGGATAGATTAGAGctgaagaatgaaggaaagagaaaaagtataGAAAGGTGTTTGATGGTATCATTCATTCAGATGAGGAAAAACAAGGAAGTACCAGTTTTAGGGAAGGGTTATGCAGAACACTATGGTCCATAATTACTCCTCTGTCAACCCTAATGCTTTCCTTTGGTCCTTCTAACCCACCATGTAAACACAATTTTTCCTACTTTCTTAGTCAGTTCAAGATTattacagactgggtggcttaaagaacaaatatttagtTCTCATAGATCTGGATTattacagactgggtggcttaaagaacaaatatttagtTCTCATagatctggaggctgggaagcctGAAATCAAAATGTCGGCAGTTCCAGTGTCTGGTGAGACCCAGATAGCCATTTTCTCCTGTATCTTTACATGGTGGAGAACAGAGAGTGCTccagtctctttctcttcttacaaggacactgaTCCTTGTAAGTGGGGGTCCACTCTCATGacttcatctaaacctaattacttcTCAAAGGCCCCACAGCCTTATACCATTGcactgggggttagggtttcaacatgcAAATTTTGGGGGAAAGGAGACACAAGTGTGCAGACCCGAGCACTTACCCATTGCAAAACTAAAATTCCCTCACATTTCACAAACAATTTCATTGCTCCATGATTTTCCAATTATCACCTTCCAGCCTCCTTATATACTTAGCCAACATCCTTGTGTACTTAGCAACTACTCTTCCTTCCAGATGCAGCTGAAGTAGCATCTTTTGAAGCTTATCCTGATATTTCCAGGCATAGTTAATAACTCCTCTGTATGATCGTTTTTAACTTATATGACATTATTAAGCTCTATTCgatttatattataaatagaCTATAAATAGCTAAGTATTTACATGCTCATCATTCTATACCAAACTTCTTAAAGGTAGACCTTCTACCTAATATTCTAAGAAACTAGCAAAACACATAGCATAATGGCTCATTTGATCAATACATTTCTTGTAACATAAGACTCTAAAGTCCagagactcctgggtggctcagtcggttaagcatctgcctttgtcatgatcccagggtcctgggattgagtcccacttctggctccttgctctccctctacctttgtcccttcccctgcttatgcttctgttctctctctctctctctctctctctctctgtcaaagtaagtaagtaaagtcttaaaaaaaaaaaaaagactaaattccAGGCATTGTATAAAATTCTGGCATAACATGGGTGATGCCCTCAATGATTTTCCAAAGTAAGCAAACAGTGTCAGAAATTATGTGATACATTCTAATCTCCTTAAAACTTTTGTCCACATGAAGGAACTAATGCCAGATAAACTGAATAAATTGTCTGGGCTCAGATCATAAACAGAGCCAGTGATTGGACCATAGATTCTACCACAAATCAGCATTCTCTGTATAACACCAACAGTTCTCATAGAATTCTAGAGATGTAATGTCCAATATCATAGCCACAGGCATTATTTGGCTACTGAGATCCTGAAATGCTAGTCTGAATGGAGATGTgctataagtataaaatatactCCAAATTTTGAAGAATTAGTCTTAAAAATTagtgtaaaaataattttatgtcatttatGTTGAAATAATGTTTTGTGATTCAGTAGGCTAAATAGAATTTATTATTAACACGAATTTCTCCAGTATCTTttgacatctctctctctttttttaaagattttatttatttatttcagacagagagagggagagatcgcaagcagtggcgaggggcagaggggggacgcagactccctaccgagcagggagcctgagcaggtctcaatcccaggactttgggatagtgacctgagcggaaggcagacgcttaaccgactgacccacccaggcaccagagaaaggttttcaaaaacaaataggaagaaaaattttCAGGGAGGACAAGAGACCAACTGGATGAAGATGAATATCAGAATAAGGACAAAGAGCAAAGACGGACTAGACAGTGGATGATATAGGGCTGATGGTGATAATGAGTTGAGAATTAGATAAGAGCATGGTTTGAACTTCATACTTAAGCTTCCAAATGTTAAGGAAATGACCTTAGGAGTTAGATAAACTATAGTTTAAATCCTGACCTTGTCATTTATTATCTATGTGGCCCTGCAAAATAATCTtttggggggcgggaggggggggaaATAAGCTCTTTATCTATGAACTAGAAAACGTAACATGTACCTCATAAAGTTGTCATCATGATTGAGTGAATTAACATCAATAATACTGTTACCCCAGTGTATGATATATTAAAAACccaatatatttgttttctgggaTGTTGCTAttactcttttattatttttatggctggTACTATTCAAACTGCTctacactcatgctctctttctacTTTCACGTGTAGTCACTTGGACAATCTCTCTTTCCATTCCATTCTTTCCAAATTCTAATAATACCTTCTACTCTCAGAAGTATTTGCATACACCCCCTACCATGGGAATAGTGATAAGAAGGAACCAGCAAGGTTTTCCACCTGCTCTTttttcacctttcttttctttttctctctttttgttttaaccTCTTTAGAGCTTACAGGAGATCACATGTTGATTTTGAAATAACTTCTCATCACTGCCCCATCCATTGCCTCTGAACTGTTTTTCATACAGTTTCACATGTATTTTATGACGTTCTTATTAAAATAATAGATAACTTGCAGACATAAGCTGAGAAATTCTACTAGCATCACAGCATAGGCGGATGTATACAATTATACAATAATCTCTATCAAGGGTCAGTCATTGTCAAagattgtctcatttaatcttaatttttatcTCAATCAACCTAAAGAGTTATAAACTCCAGAGGAGAGACATTAAGACAACTAAAGCATCTTTATATCATGTGAAGTAAAATCTGCAAACAAATCCTTGACGTCTTTGAtatcaataacaaaacaaaaagaaaaggggatctgggtggctaagtcagttaagcctctgcctttggctcaggtcatgatcatagtgTCCCAGGCTCAAGGCCCGAGTCaggcctgctcagtgggagcctgcttctccctctcccccaggccctcccctggctcatcctctctttctctcaaataaacaaagaaaatattgt is from Meles meles chromosome 1, mMelMel3.1 paternal haplotype, whole genome shotgun sequence and encodes:
- the LOC123941103 gene encoding pancreatic alpha-amylase, translating into MKCLLLLSVIGFCWAQYAPNTKPGRTTIVHLFEWRWNDIALECERYLAPKGFGGVQISPPNENLVVNNPSRPWWERYQPISYKLCTRSGNEDEFKDMVTRCNNVGVYIYVDAVINHMCGNGMGAGTSSTCGSYFNPGSRDFPAVPFSAWDFNDGKCKTGSGDIENYNDPYQVRDCRLVGLLDLALEKDYVRSTIAEYLNRLIDIGVAGFRIDASKHMWPGDMKAILDKLHNLNTRWFSAGSKPFIYQEVIDLGGEPIKSEEYFGNGRVTEFKYGAKLGTVLRKWNGEKMAYLKNWGEGWGFMPSDRALVFVDNHDNQRGHGAGGASILTFWDSRLYKMGVGFMLAHPYGFTRVMSSFRWTRHFENGKDVNDWIGPPNNNGVIKEVTINPDSTCGNDWVCEHRWRQIRNMVMFRNTVDGQPFTNWWDNGSNQVAFGRGNRGFIVFNNDDWSLSLTLQTGLPAGTYCDVISGDKIDGNCTGIKIYVSGDGNAHFSISNSAEDPFIAIHAESKL